A stretch of the Archangium violaceum genome encodes the following:
- a CDS encoding ribonuclease H-like domain-containing protein — protein MDLKRKLARLGGVGPGGKPGAKPSPAPQAPEVEPASVAPAVEVPPTQVEDPPSEAPRNEPDPRVVALRRMLGDWAERRGAAVGRRGTSAAPPPGPLPAEPRSTPHGVVHVAERVLPPDHHHGSAPLAEALDVESPLVASLALQPGLAGVDFRRMLFLDTETTGLAGGTGTVPFLVGLAWFEGRSLRVHQLFLRKLGEEAPMLRVLAERMAESSCLVTFNGKSFDWPLLRTRFVLNRVTPPAELPHLDLLHCARRVFKYRGSGTRLVHLEEQVLGYHRVGDVDGSLIPDLYFRFLRGADGSALTPVLEHNANDLLLLAALLGVLVRRFRASGAEGKDARDLLGFASVALRARDYERAHAFARAAAAGDGGAVGVEALALASRLSRRVGDDQTAAANLQRALASARADQAAPLHLSLAKLYEHDLKDLPRALHHARLASPAESGEALRRRIERLERKLSRVAREYTLDFGASPPRSVS, from the coding sequence GTGGACTTGAAACGCAAGCTGGCTCGGCTCGGCGGCGTGGGTCCCGGCGGCAAGCCGGGGGCGAAACCGTCTCCAGCTCCGCAGGCCCCGGAGGTGGAACCTGCGTCCGTCGCTCCGGCGGTGGAAGTCCCGCCCACGCAGGTGGAGGATCCTCCCTCCGAGGCGCCTCGGAACGAGCCGGATCCGCGCGTGGTTGCCTTGCGCCGGATGCTCGGGGATTGGGCCGAGCGTCGGGGCGCGGCGGTGGGTCGCCGGGGCACCTCCGCGGCGCCGCCTCCGGGTCCTCTGCCCGCGGAGCCCCGAAGCACACCGCACGGCGTCGTCCATGTCGCCGAGCGCGTGCTGCCACCGGACCACCACCACGGCAGCGCGCCGCTCGCGGAGGCGCTGGATGTGGAGTCACCGCTGGTGGCGAGCCTGGCGCTGCAGCCGGGGCTGGCGGGCGTGGACTTCCGGCGGATGCTCTTCCTGGACACGGAGACGACGGGGCTCGCGGGCGGTACGGGCACGGTGCCCTTCCTGGTGGGCCTGGCCTGGTTCGAGGGCCGCTCGCTGCGGGTGCATCAACTCTTCCTTCGCAAGCTGGGAGAGGAGGCGCCGATGCTGCGCGTGTTGGCCGAGCGCATGGCGGAGTCCTCCTGTCTGGTGACGTTCAACGGCAAGAGCTTCGACTGGCCGCTGCTGCGAACGCGCTTCGTGCTCAACCGCGTGACGCCTCCCGCCGAGCTGCCACACCTGGACCTGCTGCACTGCGCGCGCCGCGTCTTCAAATACCGCGGCTCCGGGACGCGGCTGGTGCACCTGGAGGAGCAGGTGCTCGGCTACCACCGGGTGGGGGACGTGGACGGCTCGTTGATTCCGGACCTCTACTTCCGCTTCCTGCGGGGCGCGGATGGCTCGGCCCTGACGCCGGTGCTGGAGCACAACGCGAACGATCTTCTGTTGCTGGCGGCGCTGCTGGGCGTGCTGGTGCGGCGCTTCCGGGCGAGCGGCGCCGAGGGGAAGGATGCACGCGACCTGCTGGGCTTCGCGAGCGTGGCGCTCCGGGCGCGGGACTATGAGCGGGCCCACGCCTTCGCCCGGGCCGCCGCGGCGGGAGACGGAGGTGCGGTGGGCGTCGAGGCGCTCGCGCTGGCCTCCCGCCTGTCACGCCGGGTGGGGGATGACCAGACGGCGGCGGCGAACCTCCAGCGGGCGCTCGCGTCGGCGCGGGCGGACCAGGCCGCGCCCCTCCACCTCTCGCTGGCCAAGCTGTACGAGCACGATCTCAAGGACCTCCCGCGTGCCCTGCACCACGCGCGGCTCGCCTCACCCGCCGAGAGTGGCGAGGCATTGCGGCGCCGCATCGAGCGTCTGGAGCGCAAGCTCTCCCGCGTGGCACGTGAGTACACGCTGGACTTCGGGGCCTCGCCGCCCCGGAGCGTGTCGTGA
- a CDS encoding DEAD/DEAH box helicase, translated as MKSEKEEGSFAGPRRKPWTGPRGLDAVLRGWRDDKQVWPNIVLDEVTPARAGAYAPIPEEVSPQVREALKRRGIDRLFSHQAEAYRLARSGRSLVIATPTASGKSLCYNLPLLDQFAREPQARALYLFPTKALSRDQEESLRVFMREAGLEHGAITFDGDTPGDARRAARERSGVVLTNPDMLHTGILPHHANWARLFSNLRYVVIDELHTYRGVFGSHLANVLRRLQRVAAFHGSSPVFILASATIGNPKAHAERMLGREVSLVSESGAPSGERRIMVYNPPVVNAELGIRASYLKSAVRLVADLVRAEVSTLLFGQSRNNIEVMLKYLRDRFIEEKMDPNLIQGYRGGYLPGTRRATEAAMRAGEVRCVVATNALELGIDIGSLDAVVCAGYPGSVAALMQRFGRAGRRGAGSLALLVTSSSPLDQYFAGDPKSLTGAPVEHARIDPDNVEILVQHLKCAAFELPFEEGDTFGDVPAESTTDALGYLAQHEVVHPTPGPQGKRMFHWSADAYPANHVSLRSVGWDNVVIIELGTDRTLAEMDFRSAHTMLHEQAIYQHEAEQYQVERFDYENHKAYVRKVAPDYFTDAMTYVRVNVIQEDQGAALGPDLQAGMGEVSVIEKVVGYKKIKFHTHENVGYGDVNLPEMQMHTTSLWLTVPESVVRSMGAPRPAVIDALRGIASALRTVACVGLMIDPRDIGKTLGSKDDADGPPRKDGGVGFDPTIFLYDNIPGGVGLAARLFDQREELLRRARRLLESCGCEDGCPACIGPAAGVMPGSAPVDTHPRKRLGLEILSALGVVALQ; from the coding sequence ATGAAGTCCGAGAAGGAAGAAGGGTCTTTCGCCGGGCCTCGGCGCAAGCCCTGGACGGGTCCCCGTGGTCTCGACGCCGTCCTGCGGGGTTGGCGTGATGACAAGCAGGTCTGGCCCAACATCGTCCTCGACGAGGTGACGCCGGCCCGGGCTGGAGCCTACGCGCCCATCCCCGAGGAGGTGTCGCCCCAGGTGCGCGAGGCCCTGAAGCGCCGAGGCATCGACCGGCTCTTCTCCCACCAGGCCGAGGCCTACCGGCTGGCGCGCTCGGGGCGCAGCCTGGTCATCGCCACGCCCACGGCCTCGGGCAAGAGCCTCTGCTACAACCTGCCGCTGCTGGACCAGTTCGCGCGGGAGCCGCAGGCGCGCGCCCTGTACCTCTTCCCCACCAAGGCGCTGTCGAGAGATCAGGAGGAGTCGCTGCGCGTCTTCATGCGCGAGGCGGGCCTGGAGCACGGCGCCATCACCTTCGACGGGGACACGCCGGGGGATGCCCGGCGGGCGGCTCGCGAGCGCAGCGGCGTGGTGCTCACCAACCCGGACATGCTGCATACGGGCATCCTCCCGCACCACGCGAACTGGGCGCGGCTCTTCTCCAACCTGCGCTACGTCGTCATCGACGAGCTGCACACGTACCGGGGCGTCTTCGGCTCGCACCTGGCCAACGTGTTGCGCCGGTTGCAGCGCGTGGCGGCCTTCCATGGCTCGTCGCCGGTGTTCATCCTGGCCTCGGCCACCATCGGCAACCCGAAGGCCCACGCCGAGCGGATGCTGGGCCGCGAGGTGTCGCTCGTCTCCGAGAGCGGAGCGCCCTCGGGTGAGCGCCGGATCATGGTCTACAACCCGCCGGTGGTGAACGCGGAGCTGGGCATCCGCGCCAGCTACCTCAAGAGCGCGGTGCGGCTGGTGGCGGACCTGGTGCGCGCCGAGGTGTCCACGCTGCTCTTCGGCCAGTCGCGCAACAACATCGAGGTGATGCTCAAGTACCTGAGGGACCGGTTCATCGAGGAGAAGATGGACCCGAATCTCATCCAGGGCTACCGCGGCGGCTACCTGCCGGGGACGCGCCGGGCCACCGAGGCGGCCATGCGCGCGGGTGAGGTGCGCTGTGTGGTGGCCACCAACGCGCTGGAGCTGGGCATCGACATCGGCTCGCTGGACGCGGTGGTGTGCGCGGGCTACCCGGGCTCGGTGGCGGCGTTGATGCAGCGCTTCGGACGCGCGGGTCGCCGGGGCGCGGGCAGCCTCGCGCTCCTCGTGACCTCGAGCTCGCCGTTGGATCAGTACTTCGCGGGGGATCCGAAGTCCCTCACGGGCGCTCCGGTGGAGCACGCGCGCATCGATCCGGACAACGTGGAGATCCTCGTCCAACATCTCAAGTGCGCGGCCTTCGAGCTGCCCTTCGAGGAGGGGGACACCTTCGGGGACGTGCCGGCCGAGTCCACCACGGACGCGCTCGGCTATCTCGCGCAGCACGAGGTGGTGCACCCCACGCCGGGCCCCCAGGGCAAGCGGATGTTCCACTGGTCCGCGGACGCGTACCCGGCCAACCACGTCTCGCTGCGCAGCGTGGGCTGGGACAACGTGGTCATCATCGAGCTGGGCACGGATCGCACACTGGCGGAGATGGACTTCCGCTCGGCGCACACGATGTTGCACGAGCAGGCCATCTACCAGCACGAGGCCGAGCAGTACCAGGTCGAGCGCTTCGACTACGAGAACCACAAGGCCTACGTGCGCAAGGTGGCGCCGGACTACTTCACCGACGCGATGACGTACGTGCGGGTGAACGTCATCCAGGAGGACCAGGGCGCCGCGCTCGGGCCGGACCTGCAGGCGGGCATGGGCGAGGTGAGCGTCATCGAGAAGGTGGTGGGCTACAAGAAGATCAAGTTCCACACCCACGAGAACGTGGGCTACGGGGACGTGAACCTGCCGGAGATGCAGATGCACACCACCTCGCTCTGGCTCACCGTGCCGGAGAGCGTGGTGCGCTCCATGGGCGCGCCGCGGCCCGCCGTCATCGATGCGCTCCGGGGAATAGCCAGCGCGCTGCGGACGGTGGCCTGCGTGGGGCTGATGATCGACCCGAGGGATATTGGCAAGACGCTCGGGAGCAAGGACGACGCGGACGGTCCGCCGCGCAAGGACGGAGGCGTGGGTTTCGATCCGACCATCTTCCTCTACGACAACATTCCGGGAGGGGTGGGGCTGGCCGCGCGTCTGTTCGACCAGCGAGAGGAGTTGTTGCGGCGCGCGCGGCGGCTGCTGGAGTCGTGCGGCTGCGAGGATGGGTGCCCCGCGTGCATCGGCCCCGCCGCGGGCGTCATGCCCGGCAGCGCGCCGGTGGACACCCACCCGCGCAAGCGGCTCGGGTTGGAGATTCTCTCGGCCCTGGGTGTCGTGGCCCTGCAGTAG